The Oncorhynchus tshawytscha isolate Ot180627B linkage group LG16, Otsh_v2.0, whole genome shotgun sequence nucleotide sequence gaaacagcgagacacAACGTAATTAAGGAGGACTACTACGTCATGTAATggtgccggaggagatggcttcCGTTttaccaattgtgctattttgtgtgggGTTTATTTCTCGCAttgtttaacttattttgtacataatgtctctGCCACCATCACTTATGACAGAAAATAGcatctggatatcagaacagcgattactcacctcaaactagATAAAGATTTTTTCCCTTTAATCAGTCTGATGCAAAGGATTTACTGCTGATACCgaaccaggcccaaatccccattaTTCGCATGAAGAGACCCCGATACAGAAGACGCAGGcccgggtgccttgtgagaattcgtaggcgagcgGGTAACCTGCCTCTACCATCCATCCTTGGGCCAACGTGTaatcattggagaataaactggatgagctctgttTAAGACTATCCTACAGTACTAACTggtcattaaaaactgtaatatcttatgtttcaccaagtcgtggctgaacgacgacaataatatacagttggctgggttttccgtgcatcggccaGGCAGAACAGCTGCCTCCAGTAAGACGAGGGGaggtggtctgtgtctatttgtcaataacagctggtaagcaaaatctaatattaaggatgtctcaaggttttgctcacctgaggtagagtatctcgtgataagctgtagaccacaacatgtaccaagagagttttaatctatatttttcagagctgtctatttaccaccataaaccgatgctggcactaagaccgcactcaacaaactgtataaggccataagcaaacaagaaaatgctaatccagaggtggcgcttctagtggctggggactttaatgcagggaaacaaatccattttacctcatttctaccagcatatcacatgtgcaaccagaggaaaaaaaacacagacgtgtacaaagctctccttctcctgccacttGTGGTATGGCGAGATAAACATGGTAATGCGTTCACTGATTGCACATAAAGGATGAATGTTCCTACATGACAGAGTGCTTGCTTTGTTATCCTACTGATCTggtgtcctttctgtcatcctgtTCATTGCTGCTCgcagctacagtaccagtcaaacgtgtggacagacctactcagtcaagggtttttctttattttttacaactatgaaataacacatatggactcatatagcaaccaaaaaagtgtgaaacaaattcaaataatatttgagattcttcaaagtggccaccctttgccttgatgacatctttacacactcttggcattctctcaatcagcttcatgaggaagtcacctggaatatatttcaactaaaagttcatttgtggaatttctttcctttttattgcatttgagccaatcagttgtgttgtgacaaggtagtatacagaagatagccctatttggtaaaagaccaagtccatattatgacaagaacagctcaaataagttttgatgtcttcactattattctacaatgtaggaaatagtaaaaataaagaaaaacccttgaatgagtaggtgtgtccaaacttttgactggtactgtatatttgtaaTTCCATTCACTGCGAGTGTGTGTGGGACTGTGCAGATGAATGCATGTATATGTTTTTcggggtgtatgtgtgcgtgttctGCCTGTAAGGAGGGATAGAGTAAGTACCGGTCTTGTGGAAGAGCCAATAAGGCGCTAAGATGAGGATCTTGAGCGCCTTCTGTGATGTGGATGGTGAGACAGAACAAGCGTTAGTTGGCGTTGTATAGCACCACATAGTTCTGGGTACCAGGGGGAATAAGCAGCTCCTTACACACAGGGAAGTTCTCCGGCAGCCCACCTAGTAGGAGAAGGAGGGGGGCACAGACATGGTCAGGGTGAAAACATTTGGAGTAGCCCGTATAGAACAATGAAAAACATCTAGTGTGTGATTTCAGGCTCTAGGCAACAAATTATGATAACGGaacaagggggtgaatactttttcaaggcactatatatatatatatatatatatatatatatatatatatatatatatatatatatatatatatatatatatatattattatacgttaatgaacaaaaatataaacgcaagatGAAGATTTTACCGATTTCAGTTGATATAATaaaatcattaggccctaatctatggatttacaCATGACTGAGCAAGGGTGCAGCGATGGGggtgccaggcccacccactggagagccaggcccAGACAATCAGATCGAGTTTTTCCCcataaaagggctttattacagagagaaatactcctcagcacccctccAGCgcccctcagacgatcccgcaggtgaagaaaccggatgtggaggtcctgggctggcgtggttacacgtggtttgtggttgtgaggccagttggatgtactgccaaattctataaaacgatgttggaggcagcttatggtagagaaattaacattctatTATCTGGCAAGAGTTCTGGTGTACATTCCTGACGTTAGCATGCCaaatgcacgctccctcaaaacttgagacatctgtggcattgtgttctgtgacaaaactgcacattttaaagtggcatATTATtgccccccagcacaaggtgcacctgtgtaatgttaatgctgtttaatcagtttattgatatgccacaccggtcaggtggatggattatcatggcaaagaagaaatgctcacttacagggatgtgtacaaaatttgagagaaataagcttttgtgcgtatggaacatttctgggatttttattttcagctcataaaacatgggaccaacactttacatggtgcatttatatttttgttccgtgtatATATTACATTTATGCTGCATTTCCTCTATAGGATTTTTTGACCAATCCTTTACACCTCCAAGGCCCACAAATGCCCAGGGCCTTGGCACTGGTGAACCTATATTATATGGCTATGATATATTATTAATTCCATTGAGATTCTTAATAGGTGTAGAGGTGATCAGATGAGAATGGCAGAGGTGTGACTGACCTAGCTCCAAGTTCTGGGAGGTGTCTGCAGCGTGCAGCATGGCCTCCTTGCCTGGCTTCAGGGAGCCCTTGATGGAGGTACCCTTGATGTAGTAGTTAAGGTCGCTGGGCATCAGGATAGCCAGCACCAGTGTGGGCAGCAGGTAAATGGTGTGGCCCAGCTGC carries:
- the LOC121839619 gene encoding vacuolar protein sorting-associated protein 13D-like isoform X2, which encodes MVSGLGSAKQISWQLGHTIYLLPTLVLAILMPSDLNYYIKGTSIKGSLKPGKEAMLHAADTSQNLELGGLPENFPVCKELLIPPGTQNYVVLYNAN